A single window of Pseudomonas benzenivorans DNA harbors:
- the pyk gene encoding pyruvate kinase produces the protein MNADKKVKILATLGPAIAGIEDIRQLVESGVNLFRLNFSHGEHADHAERYRWVREVEQQLGMPIGILMDLQGPKLRVGRFADGKVNLERDQALRLDLDPTPGDARRVNLPHPEIIEALQPGMNLLLDDGRLRLQVTAKHADAVDTRVIAGGELSDRKGVNVPEAVLQLSPLTEKDRRDLSFGLELGVDWVALSFVQRPEDILEARELIQGKAFLMAKIEKPSAVQHLEDIAKLCDAIMVARGDLGVEVPAENVPRIQKDIIRTCRQLGRPVVVATQMLESMRFSPAPTRAEVTDVANAVAEGADAVMLSAETASGDYPLEAVQMMSKIIRQVEGGPDFQAQLNVSRPQAEATASDAISCAIRRISAILPVAALVNYTESGASSLRASRERPKAPILSLTPNLDTARRLTVAWGIYSVVNERLHQVEDVTRTALEIAHAAGLAKTGDTLVITAGEPFGQPGSTNSLRIETLR, from the coding sequence ATGAACGCCGACAAGAAAGTAAAGATTCTCGCCACCCTCGGACCGGCAATCGCCGGCATCGAGGACATCCGCCAGCTGGTCGAATCCGGGGTGAACCTGTTCCGCCTCAACTTCAGCCACGGCGAGCACGCCGACCACGCCGAGCGCTACCGCTGGGTCCGCGAAGTGGAGCAACAGCTGGGCATGCCGATCGGCATCCTCATGGACCTGCAGGGGCCCAAACTGCGGGTCGGCCGCTTTGCCGACGGCAAGGTCAACCTGGAGCGCGACCAGGCCTTGCGCCTGGACCTGGATCCGACTCCCGGCGATGCCCGGCGGGTCAACCTGCCCCATCCGGAGATCATCGAGGCCCTGCAGCCGGGCATGAACCTGCTGCTCGACGACGGGCGCCTGCGCCTGCAGGTGACGGCCAAGCACGCCGATGCCGTCGACACCCGGGTGATCGCCGGTGGCGAACTGTCCGACCGCAAGGGGGTCAACGTCCCCGAAGCCGTGCTGCAGCTGTCGCCGCTGACCGAAAAGGACCGCCGCGACCTGAGCTTCGGCCTGGAACTGGGCGTCGACTGGGTGGCGTTGTCGTTCGTGCAGCGCCCCGAAGACATCCTCGAGGCCCGCGAGCTGATCCAGGGCAAGGCCTTCCTCATGGCCAAGATCGAAAAACCCTCGGCGGTGCAGCACCTGGAAGATATCGCCAAACTCTGCGACGCGATCATGGTTGCCCGCGGCGACCTGGGCGTGGAAGTCCCGGCGGAAAACGTGCCGCGCATCCAGAAGGACATCATCCGCACCTGCCGCCAGCTCGGTCGCCCGGTGGTGGTGGCCACCCAGATGCTCGAATCCATGCGCTTCTCCCCGGCGCCGACCCGTGCCGAGGTCACCGACGTGGCCAACGCCGTGGCCGAGGGTGCCGACGCGGTAATGCTGTCGGCCGAAACCGCCTCCGGCGACTACCCGCTGGAGGCCGTGCAGATGATGAGCAAGATCATCCGACAGGTGGAAGGCGGCCCGGACTTCCAGGCCCAGCTCAACGTCAGCCGGCCGCAGGCCGAGGCCACCGCCTCGGATGCCATCAGCTGCGCGATCCGCCGCATCAGCGCCATCCTGCCGGTGGCCGCACTGGTCAACTACACCGAGTCGGGCGCCTCCAGCCTGCGCGCCTCGCGCGAGCGGCCCAAGGCGCCGATCCTCAGCCTGACCCCGAACCTCGACACCGCGCGCCGCCTCACCGTGGCCTGGGGCATCTATTCGGTGGTCAACGAGCGCCTGCATCAGGTCGAGGATGTGACCCGCACCGCACTGGAGATTGCCCACGCCGCCGGACTGGCGAAGACCGGCGACACCCTAGTGATCACCGCCGGCGAACCCTTCGGCCAACCGGGCAGCACCAACAGCCTGCGCATCGAAACGCTGCGCTGA
- a CDS encoding glycerate kinase type-2 family protein has translation MSIDPQSLLRDLFATAIDAAHPRQVLADHLPADRSGRVIVIGAGKAAAAMAEVIEREWQGEVSGLVVTRYEHGADCRKIEVVEAAHPVPDDAGERVARRVLELVSNLEESDRVIFLLSGGGSSLLALPAEGISLADKQAINKALLRSGASIGEMNCVRKHLSAIKGGRLAKACWPASVYTYAISDVPGDEATVIASGPTVADPTTSVEALAILARYQIEIPTNVRAWLQDPCSETVKPGDPVLSRSHFQLIAAPQQSLEAAAAKAKAAGFATLILGDLEGEAREVAKVHAGIARQVVLHGQPLKAPCVILSGGETTVTVRGNGRGGRNAEFLLSLNQCLKGLPGVYALAGDTDGIDGSEDNAGALMTPDTYGRADRLGLSASDELDDNNGYGYFAALDQLIVTGPTRTNVNDFRAILILESPAP, from the coding sequence ATGTCCATCGATCCGCAAAGCCTTTTGCGCGACCTGTTCGCCACCGCCATCGACGCCGCCCACCCACGCCAGGTGCTGGCCGACCACCTGCCTGCCGATCGCAGTGGCCGGGTCATCGTCATTGGCGCCGGCAAGGCCGCCGCGGCCATGGCCGAGGTGATCGAGCGGGAATGGCAGGGCGAAGTCAGCGGCCTGGTGGTGACCCGCTACGAGCACGGCGCCGACTGCCGGAAGATCGAGGTGGTGGAAGCCGCCCATCCGGTGCCGGACGACGCCGGCGAACGGGTGGCGCGACGGGTACTGGAACTGGTCAGCAACCTGGAGGAGTCCGACCGGGTGATCTTCCTGCTCTCCGGCGGCGGCTCCTCCCTGCTGGCCTTGCCGGCCGAGGGCATCAGCCTGGCCGACAAGCAGGCGATCAACAAGGCATTGCTCCGATCCGGCGCCTCCATCGGCGAGATGAACTGCGTGCGCAAGCACCTCTCGGCGATCAAGGGCGGCCGCCTGGCCAAGGCCTGCTGGCCAGCCAGCGTCTACACCTACGCGATTTCCGACGTCCCCGGCGACGAGGCCACGGTGATTGCCTCCGGGCCCACGGTGGCCGACCCCACCACCTCGGTGGAAGCCCTGGCCATCCTCGCCCGCTACCAGATCGAGATCCCGACCAACGTCCGCGCCTGGCTGCAAGACCCGTGCTCGGAAACCGTCAAACCCGGCGACCCGGTGCTGTCGCGCAGCCACTTCCAGCTGATCGCCGCGCCTCAGCAGTCGCTGGAGGCCGCCGCCGCCAAGGCCAAGGCCGCCGGCTTCGCGACCCTGATCCTCGGCGACCTGGAAGGCGAAGCACGGGAAGTGGCCAAGGTCCACGCCGGCATCGCCCGCCAGGTGGTGCTGCACGGCCAGCCGCTCAAGGCGCCTTGCGTGATCCTGTCCGGCGGCGAGACCACGGTGACCGTGCGTGGCAACGGCCGCGGCGGGCGCAACGCCGAGTTCCTGCTCAGCCTCAACCAGTGCCTCAAGGGCCTGCCCGGTGTCTACGCCCTGGCCGGCGACACCGACGGCATCGACGGCTCGGAAGACAACGCCGGCGCCCTCATGACCCCGGACACCTACGGGCGGGCCGACCGCCTGGGCCTGTCCGCCAGTGATGAGCTCGACGACAACAACGGCTACGGCTACTTCGCCGCCCTGGATCAGCTGATCGTCACCGGCCCGACCCGCACCAACGTCAACGATTTCCGCGCCATTCTTATTCTCGAGAGCCCAGCCCCATGA
- the gcl gene encoding glyoxylate carboligase, translating to MARMRAIDAAVAVMRKEGIEVAFGVPGAAINPMYSALKADGSIRHILARHVEGASHMAEGFTRAKAGNIGVCIGTSGPAGTDMITGLYSASADSIPILCITGQAPRARLHKEDFQAVDIESIAKPVTKWAVTVREPALVPRVFQQAFHVMRSGRPGPVLIDLPFDVQMGEIEFDVETYQPLQAYKPSATRAQIEKALEMLNQAERPLIVAGGGIYNAGAEALLQQFAEIVGVPVVPTLMGWGCIPDDHPLMAGMVGLQTSHRYGNATMLASDFVLGVGNRWANRHTGSVEVYTKDRKFVHVDIEPTQIGRVFSPDYGIVSDAGAALALFVQVASEWKASGRLKDRSAWAADCRERKTTLLRKTNFEDVPMKPQRVYQCMNNAFGKDACYVSTIGLSQIAGAQFLHVYKPRHWINCGQAGPLGWTIPAALGVRVADPQRKIVALSGDYDFQFMIEELAVGAQFKLPYIHILVNNAYLGLIRQSQRGFDMDYCVQLAFDNINADEIEGYGVDHITVVEGLGCKAIRVRSQAELRPAIEQAEAWMAEHQVPVVIEVILERVTNIAMGTEIDAINEFEELASSRADAPTSIMALD from the coding sequence ATGGCGCGTATGAGAGCAATCGATGCCGCAGTTGCGGTAATGCGTAAGGAAGGCATTGAAGTGGCCTTCGGGGTGCCCGGCGCGGCGATCAACCCGATGTATTCCGCACTCAAGGCCGACGGCAGCATTCGCCACATTCTGGCCCGTCACGTCGAGGGTGCCTCGCACATGGCCGAAGGCTTCACCCGCGCCAAGGCCGGCAATATCGGCGTGTGCATCGGCACCTCGGGACCGGCCGGCACCGACATGATCACCGGCCTGTATTCGGCCTCCGCCGACTCCATCCCGATCCTCTGCATCACCGGCCAGGCGCCGCGCGCGCGCCTGCACAAGGAGGACTTCCAGGCCGTCGACATCGAGTCGATCGCCAAGCCGGTCACCAAGTGGGCCGTTACCGTGCGCGAGCCGGCCCTGGTACCGCGGGTGTTCCAGCAGGCCTTCCACGTAATGCGCTCGGGCCGTCCCGGCCCGGTGCTGATCGACCTGCCGTTCGACGTGCAGATGGGCGAGATCGAGTTCGACGTCGAGACCTATCAGCCGCTGCAGGCCTACAAGCCTAGCGCCACCCGGGCCCAGATCGAAAAGGCCCTGGAGATGCTCAACCAGGCCGAGCGCCCGCTGATCGTCGCCGGCGGCGGCATCTACAACGCCGGTGCGGAAGCCTTGCTGCAGCAGTTTGCCGAGATCGTCGGCGTACCGGTGGTCCCGACCCTGATGGGCTGGGGCTGCATACCCGACGACCACCCGCTGATGGCCGGCATGGTCGGCCTGCAGACCAGCCACCGCTACGGCAACGCGACCATGCTGGCGTCCGACTTCGTGCTGGGCGTGGGCAACCGCTGGGCCAACCGGCACACCGGGTCGGTCGAGGTGTACACAAAAGATCGCAAGTTCGTGCACGTCGACATCGAGCCGACCCAGATCGGCCGGGTCTTTTCGCCGGACTACGGCATCGTCTCCGATGCCGGCGCCGCCCTGGCGCTGTTCGTCCAGGTGGCCAGCGAGTGGAAGGCCTCCGGTCGGCTGAAGGATCGCAGCGCCTGGGCCGCCGATTGCCGCGAACGCAAGACCACCCTGCTGCGCAAGACCAATTTCGAAGACGTGCCGATGAAGCCGCAGCGCGTCTACCAGTGCATGAACAACGCGTTCGGCAAGGATGCCTGCTACGTCAGCACCATCGGACTGTCGCAGATCGCCGGCGCCCAGTTCCTGCACGTGTACAAGCCGCGCCACTGGATCAACTGCGGCCAGGCCGGCCCGCTGGGTTGGACCATTCCGGCGGCCCTGGGGGTGCGGGTAGCCGACCCGCAGCGCAAGATCGTCGCGCTGTCCGGCGACTACGACTTCCAGTTCATGATCGAGGAGCTGGCCGTGGGCGCGCAGTTCAAGCTGCCGTACATCCACATCCTGGTGAACAACGCCTACCTCGGCCTGATTCGCCAGAGCCAGCGCGGCTTCGACATGGACTACTGCGTGCAGCTGGCCTTCGACAACATCAACGCCGATGAGATCGAGGGTTACGGCGTCGACCACATCACCGTGGTCGAGGGTCTGGGCTGCAAGGCGATCCGCGTACGCAGCCAGGCGGAACTGCGTCCGGCCATCGAGCAGGCCGAGGCCTGGATGGCCGAGCACCAGGTGCCGGTAGTGATCGAAGTGATCCTCGAGCGGGTGACCAACATCGCCATGGGCACCGAGATCGACGCCATCAACGAGTTCGAGGAACTGGCCAGCAGCCGCGCAGACGCGCCGACCAGCATCATGGCCCTCGACTGA
- a CDS encoding 2-hydroxy-3-oxopropionate reductase codes for MAKIGFIGTGIMGKPMAQNLQKAGHTLFLSEHHDPAPADLVEAGAVALANPREVAQEAEFIIVMVPDTPQVEDVLFRQDGVAAGVGAGKVVIDMSSISPSATKLFAEKINASGAEYLDAPVSGGEVGAKAATLSIMVGGGEQAFERALPLFQAMGKNITRVGGNGDGQTAKVANQIIVALNIQAVAEALLFAARNGADPAKVREALMGGFASSKILEVHGERMIKGTFDPGFRISLHQKDLNLALSGARELGLNLPNTANAQQVFSTCAALGGSNWDHSGLIKGLEHMANFSIRKD; via the coding sequence ATGGCAAAAATCGGATTCATCGGCACCGGCATCATGGGCAAGCCCATGGCCCAGAACCTGCAGAAGGCCGGCCACACCCTGTTCCTTTCCGAGCACCACGATCCGGCCCCGGCCGATCTGGTCGAGGCCGGCGCCGTCGCCCTGGCCAACCCCAGGGAAGTGGCGCAGGAAGCCGAATTCATCATCGTCATGGTGCCGGACACCCCCCAGGTCGAGGACGTGCTGTTCCGCCAGGACGGCGTGGCCGCGGGCGTGGGCGCCGGCAAGGTGGTGATCGACATGAGTTCGATCTCGCCTTCGGCCACCAAGCTGTTCGCCGAGAAGATCAATGCCAGCGGCGCCGAGTACCTGGACGCGCCGGTCTCCGGTGGTGAGGTCGGCGCCAAGGCCGCCACCCTGTCGATCATGGTCGGTGGCGGTGAGCAGGCCTTCGAGCGCGCCCTGCCGCTGTTCCAGGCCATGGGCAAGAACATCACCCGCGTCGGCGGCAACGGCGATGGCCAGACCGCCAAGGTGGCCAACCAGATCATCGTCGCCCTGAACATCCAGGCCGTCGCCGAGGCGCTGCTGTTCGCCGCTCGCAACGGCGCCGACCCGGCCAAGGTGCGTGAAGCGCTGATGGGCGGCTTCGCCAGCTCGAAGATCCTCGAGGTCCACGGCGAACGCATGATCAAGGGCACCTTCGATCCGGGCTTCCGCATCAGCCTGCACCAGAAGGACCTCAACCTGGCCCTGTCCGGTGCCCGCGAGCTGGGCCTCAACCTGCCCAATACCGCCAACGCCCAGCAGGTGTTCAGTACCTGTGCGGCCCTCGGCGGCAGCAACTGGGACCACTCCGGCCTGATCAAGGGCCTGGAGCACATGGCCAACTTCTCGATCCGCAAGGACTGA
- a CDS encoding urea transporter, whose product MHQLPSPTHALRGLRALLNGFSQVFLQAHPGFGLLLVVAIAASAPGLLGGALLGGLSGMLTAQRRGYPMADIDIGLYGYNGILLGLLLSLKLTWSPLLPLLIMLGGGLSSLMLEPWMRRMRERQWLPAFTLPFVVLSGLLLCLAPALGLQPQSGAVSAASTLGWLDAVTAVSLGLAQVAFLSEPWAGALLLVGLLLADRRAACWALLGASAGTGLALLLDAPQEHCLAGLYGFNGVLAAIALSQVHRQHWVPLLGALLALLLQYGFHRLGLATLTLPFILACWLIQTSAQRWQLALKARAPGRQSR is encoded by the coding sequence ATGCACCAGCTGCCCTCGCCAACCCACGCCCTGCGGGGTCTGCGCGCCTTGCTCAATGGCTTCAGCCAGGTCTTCCTGCAGGCCCATCCCGGCTTCGGCCTGCTGCTGGTCGTGGCCATTGCCGCCAGCGCACCCGGCCTGCTCGGCGGCGCCCTACTCGGCGGCCTCAGCGGCATGCTCACCGCCCAGCGCCGCGGCTATCCGATGGCCGATATCGACATCGGGCTGTACGGCTACAACGGCATCCTCCTCGGGTTGCTGCTCAGCCTGAAGCTAACCTGGTCGCCCCTGCTGCCGCTGCTGATCATGCTCGGCGGCGGCTTGTCCAGCCTGATGCTGGAACCCTGGATGCGGCGCATGCGCGAGCGCCAGTGGCTGCCGGCCTTCACCTTGCCATTCGTGGTCCTGAGCGGGTTGCTGCTGTGCCTGGCACCGGCCCTGGGCCTCCAGCCGCAGTCGGGCGCAGTGTCTGCGGCCTCGACCCTGGGCTGGCTGGATGCAGTGACAGCCGTGTCCCTGGGGCTCGCCCAGGTCGCCTTTCTGAGCGAACCCTGGGCCGGAGCGCTGCTGCTGGTCGGCCTGCTACTGGCCGACCGCCGCGCCGCATGCTGGGCGCTGCTCGGCGCCAGCGCCGGAACGGGCCTGGCGCTGCTCCTGGACGCGCCCCAGGAGCATTGCCTCGCCGGCCTCTACGGCTTCAACGGCGTCCTGGCAGCGATCGCCCTCAGCCAGGTGCACCGGCAGCACTGGGTGCCCCTGCTGGGCGCGCTGCTGGCCCTGCTCCTGCAGTACGGCTTCCACCGCCTGGGGCTGGCGACCCTGACCCTGCCGTTCATCCTGGCCTGCTGGCTGATCCAAACGAGCGCACAACGCTGGCAACTCGCGCTAAAGGCCCGCGCGCCCGGAAGGCAATCTCGCTGA
- a CDS encoding ion transporter, translating to MDTWRQRLYVIIFHTDTPAGQRFDNWLLLVILASLVVVMLDSVVAYQQQYASLFDSLEWAFTLLFAVEYGLRLYCSPKPLRYAFSFFGLVDLLAVMPAILSLFFADAQYLMIVRAVRLIRIFRVLKLRQYLSQANFLLTALRGSRQKVTVFLVSVSTLVTVFGALMYVIEGPPNGFTSIPTSIYWAVVTLTTVGYGDITPQTPAGQMLSTLVMITGYSIIAVPTGIFSAELAAAMRGADQLKRDCPGCAKDLHELEAAFCTRCGHPLFPRQDQQR from the coding sequence TTGGATACCTGGCGCCAGCGTCTTTACGTCATCATCTTCCACACCGACACGCCAGCCGGGCAACGCTTCGACAACTGGCTGCTGCTGGTCATCCTGGCCAGTCTGGTGGTGGTCATGCTCGACAGCGTGGTCGCCTACCAGCAACAGTACGCCTCGCTGTTCGATAGCCTGGAGTGGGCCTTCACCCTGTTGTTTGCCGTCGAGTACGGCCTGCGCCTGTACTGTTCGCCGAAACCCTTGCGCTACGCCTTCAGTTTCTTCGGCCTGGTAGACCTGCTGGCCGTGATGCCGGCGATTCTTTCGTTGTTCTTCGCCGACGCCCAGTACCTGATGATCGTGCGGGCCGTGCGCTTGATCCGCATTTTTCGCGTGCTCAAGCTGCGCCAGTACCTGAGCCAGGCCAACTTCCTGCTCACCGCCCTGCGCGGCAGCCGACAGAAGGTCACGGTGTTTCTGGTCAGCGTGTCCACCCTGGTCACGGTGTTCGGTGCCCTGATGTACGTGATCGAAGGGCCACCCAATGGCTTCACCAGCATTCCCACCAGTATCTACTGGGCGGTGGTCACCCTGACCACCGTGGGCTACGGCGACATCACCCCGCAGACGCCGGCCGGGCAGATGCTCTCCACCCTGGTGATGATCACCGGTTACTCGATCATCGCCGTGCCCACCGGTATCTTCAGCGCCGAATTGGCCGCTGCCATGCGCGGCGCCGATCAGCTCAAGCGCGACTGCCCCGGCTGCGCCAAGGACCTTCACGAACTGGAAGCGGCGTTCTGCACGCGCTGTGGCCATCCGCTGTTTCCGCGGCAGGACCAACAGCGCTAG
- a CDS encoding GlcG/HbpS family heme-binding protein: protein MSTLNLHTATAISNRALAVGRELSAAPLTVAVLDAGGHLICLQREDGASLLRPQIAIGKAWGAVALGKGSRLIAADAQQRPAFIGAVNALADGKLVPAPGGVLIRDETGQVVGAIGITGDTSDLDEQCAIRAVESLGLTADAGIAG, encoded by the coding sequence ATGAGTACCTTGAACCTGCATACCGCCACCGCCATCAGCAACCGGGCCCTGGCCGTCGGCCGCGAGCTGTCGGCGGCGCCTCTGACCGTTGCCGTGCTGGACGCTGGCGGTCACCTGATCTGTCTGCAGCGGGAGGACGGCGCGAGCCTGCTGCGCCCGCAGATCGCCATCGGCAAGGCCTGGGGCGCGGTGGCCCTGGGCAAGGGCTCGCGGCTGATCGCCGCCGATGCACAGCAGCGCCCGGCGTTCATCGGTGCAGTGAATGCACTGGCCGACGGCAAGCTGGTACCGGCGCCGGGGGGCGTGCTGATTCGCGATGAGACGGGTCAGGTAGTCGGGGCCATCGGCATCACCGGCGACACCTCGGACCTCGACGAGCAGTGCGCCATCCGGGCGGTAGAGTCCCTGGGGCTGACGGCCGATGCAGGCATCGCCGGGTAG
- a CDS encoding LysR family transcriptional regulator — translation MDRHTLLHSFVLVADHGSFAAAALAESVTPVVMGRRLDALERHLGVKLMHRSTRGLSLTDLGEQYLERARGLLRDFDEADASITHGGHSVSGHLVVSAPAAFGRRHIAPHAPAFQARYPELKLSFNLTDSVVDLVRQGYDMGIRIGEVTDPNYVAIKLFPNRRVVCGAPSYFQRHSAPQTLEDLAQHNCLAFNLQGGQQRGWTFLRDGKQVAVKVSGNLDCNDGELLYNWVKQGLGIGWRSTWEIQAELKRGQLVTVLDEFALPAYDIQAVYPQQRYLPAKVRFFIDYLKAIYNTPGYWEN, via the coding sequence ATGGACCGTCACACCCTGCTGCACAGTTTTGTTCTGGTGGCCGATCACGGCAGCTTCGCGGCTGCCGCCCTGGCTGAAAGCGTGACCCCTGTGGTGATGGGGCGGCGTCTCGATGCCCTCGAACGTCACCTGGGGGTCAAGCTCATGCATCGCTCTACCCGAGGCCTGTCGTTGACCGACCTGGGCGAGCAGTACCTGGAGCGCGCTCGCGGCTTGCTGCGCGACTTCGACGAGGCCGACGCGAGCATCACCCACGGTGGCCATTCGGTCAGCGGCCACCTGGTGGTTTCGGCGCCCGCGGCTTTTGGCCGGCGCCACATCGCTCCGCACGCGCCGGCATTTCAGGCGCGCTACCCGGAGCTGAAGCTGTCGTTCAATCTGACCGACAGCGTCGTCGACCTGGTGCGCCAGGGCTACGACATGGGAATTCGTATCGGCGAGGTCACCGACCCTAACTACGTGGCGATCAAGTTGTTTCCCAATCGCCGCGTGGTGTGCGGTGCACCTAGCTACTTTCAGCGCCATTCGGCGCCGCAGACCCTGGAAGACCTGGCCCAGCACAACTGCCTGGCGTTCAACCTGCAGGGGGGGCAGCAGCGAGGCTGGACCTTCCTGCGCGACGGCAAGCAGGTGGCGGTCAAGGTCTCCGGCAATCTGGACTGCAATGATGGCGAGCTCCTCTACAACTGGGTGAAACAAGGCCTGGGCATCGGCTGGCGTTCGACCTGGGAGATCCAGGCCGAACTCAAGCGCGGGCAACTGGTCACCGTGCTCGATGAATTCGCCCTTCCGGCTTACGACATCCAGGCCGTCTATCCCCAGCAACGCTACCTCCCGGCCAAGGTGCGGTTCTTCATCGATTACCTGAAGGCGATCTACAACACGCCGGGTTACTGGGAAAACTGA
- the hyi gene encoding hydroxypyruvate isomerase → MPRFAANLSMLFTEVDFLDRFAAAAEAGFTGVEYLFPYDFSAEEIKARLDANRLEQVLFNLPAGDWAKGERGIACHPDRVEEFRAGVDKAIAYAKVLGNKQINCLAGIRPQGADCASVEQTFVDNLKFAADKLAAAGIKLVMEAINTRDIPGFYLNNTKQALAIRDKVGSDNLYLQYDIYHMQIMEGDLARTVEGNLAAINHVQLADNPGRNEPGTGEINYRFLFEHLDRIGYQGWIGCEYKPATTTAAGLGWMKAHNAI, encoded by the coding sequence ATGCCCCGCTTTGCAGCCAACCTGTCCATGCTGTTCACCGAGGTGGACTTCCTGGACCGTTTCGCCGCCGCCGCCGAAGCCGGCTTCACCGGTGTCGAGTACCTGTTCCCCTATGACTTTTCCGCAGAGGAGATCAAGGCACGCCTGGACGCCAACCGCCTCGAGCAGGTGCTGTTCAACCTGCCGGCCGGCGACTGGGCCAAGGGGGAGCGTGGCATCGCCTGCCACCCCGACCGAGTCGAGGAGTTCCGTGCCGGTGTCGACAAGGCCATCGCCTACGCCAAGGTACTGGGCAACAAGCAGATCAACTGCCTGGCCGGCATCCGTCCGCAGGGCGCCGATTGCGCCAGCGTCGAACAGACCTTCGTCGACAACCTCAAGTTCGCCGCCGACAAGCTGGCCGCCGCCGGCATCAAGCTGGTCATGGAGGCGATCAACACCCGCGACATTCCCGGCTTCTACCTGAACAACACCAAGCAGGCCCTGGCCATCCGCGACAAGGTCGGCAGTGACAACCTGTACCTGCAGTACGACATCTACCACATGCAGATCATGGAGGGCGACCTGGCGCGCACCGTGGAAGGCAACCTCGCGGCGATCAACCACGTGCAACTGGCCGACAACCCGGGCCGCAACGAGCCAGGCACCGGCGAGATCAACTACCGCTTCCTGTTCGAACACCTGGACCGCATCGGCTACCAGGGCTGGATCGGCTGTGAATACAAGCCGGCCACCACCACCGCTGCTGGCCTCGGCTGGATGAAAGCGCACAACGCAATCTGA
- a CDS encoding cupin domain-containing protein, which translates to MLHSIKQGITLEELEPSGTLEDIGVEMIEGDNAMFALTTFATEDESVSAGYFGVRRSRFRLPYTFHEQAVVTLGEVKITNEQTGETAHYKAGDSFFVASGTPTLWEVVSDSFTKHYLAVD; encoded by the coding sequence ATGCTGCACAGCATCAAGCAAGGCATCACCCTAGAAGAACTGGAACCCAGCGGCACCCTCGAAGACATTGGCGTCGAGATGATCGAAGGCGACAACGCCATGTTCGCCCTGACCACCTTCGCCACCGAAGACGAGTCGGTCAGCGCCGGCTACTTCGGTGTACGCCGCAGCCGTTTCCGCCTGCCCTACACCTTCCACGAGCAGGCTGTTGTGACCCTCGGCGAGGTGAAGATCACCAACGAGCAGACCGGCGAGACCGCCCACTACAAGGCTGGCGATTCCTTCTTCGTCGCCAGCGGCACCCCCACCCTGTGGGAAGTCGTCAGCGACAGCTTCACCAAGCACTACCTGGCGGTCGACTGA
- a CDS encoding TetR/AcrR family transcriptional regulator produces the protein MTSIRERNKELILRAASEEFADKGFAASKTSDIAAKAGLPKPNVYYYFRSKENLYREVLESIIEPLLAASEPFNQPGRPAEVLTAYIRSKIRISRELPFASKVFASEIMHGAPHLAPEQAEELNAQAKHNIACIQRWIDQGLMAPVDPHHLMFSIWAATQTYADFDWQISIVTGKANLSDEDYEAAAQTIIRLVIKGCEIDPSTTSPSEQVTAR, from the coding sequence ATGACCAGCATTCGCGAGCGCAACAAAGAGCTGATTCTGCGCGCGGCCAGTGAAGAATTCGCCGACAAGGGCTTCGCGGCGAGCAAGACCAGCGACATCGCCGCCAAGGCCGGACTGCCCAAGCCCAATGTCTATTACTACTTCAGGTCGAAAGAAAACCTCTACCGCGAGGTGCTGGAAAGCATCATCGAGCCCTTGCTCGCCGCCTCCGAGCCCTTCAATCAGCCAGGGCGTCCGGCCGAGGTGCTCACCGCCTACATTCGCTCGAAGATCCGCATCTCCCGCGAACTGCCCTTCGCCTCCAAGGTGTTCGCCAGCGAGATCATGCACGGCGCCCCGCACCTGGCGCCGGAGCAGGCCGAGGAGCTCAACGCCCAGGCCAAGCACAACATCGCCTGCATCCAGCGCTGGATCGATCAGGGCTTGATGGCGCCCGTCGACCCGCACCACCTGATGTTCAGCATCTGGGCGGCCACCCAGACCTACGCCGACTTCGACTGGCAGATCTCCATCGTCACCGGCAAGGCCAACCTCAGCGATGAGGATTACGAAGCCGCCGCGCAGACCATCATCCGCCTGGTGATCAAGGGCTGCGAAATCGACCCGAGCACCACCAGCCCCTCCGAGCAGGTCACGGCCCGCTAG